A window of Sulfurihydrogenibium sp. contains these coding sequences:
- a CDS encoding GGDEF domain-containing protein, with the protein MREEVKIKILQSLLNEVTKKYDYFIANRERVYKETYEMAVKDSLTGLYNRQYFEDFVVKSIKKGLRENRDFSVIFIDLDNFKPINDNYGHAKGDEVLKKVAELFKQTFRDYDIIARIGGDEFVVVIENLSNKDRIEEVRKVFEEAFKDFNLSFSYGVVNLKEIEPESLNEEEILNFMLILADRRMYEEKMERKRWRK; encoded by the coding sequence ATGAGGGAAGAAGTAAAAATAAAAATTCTCCAAAGCTTACTTAATGAAGTTACTAAAAAATACGATTATTTTATAGCTAACAGAGAAAGAGTCTATAAAGAAACATATGAAATGGCAGTAAAAGATTCTTTAACAGGTCTATACAATAGACAGTATTTTGAAGATTTTGTAGTTAAGTCAATTAAAAAAGGATTAAGAGAAAATAGAGATTTTTCAGTAATATTTATAGACCTTGATAATTTTAAACCAATCAATGATAATTATGGGCATGCCAAAGGAGATGAGGTTCTTAAAAAGGTTGCAGAATTATTTAAACAAACATTCAGAGATTATGATATTATCGCAAGAATTGGCGGTGATGAGTTTGTTGTAGTTATTGAAAATCTTTCAAATAAAGACAGAATTGAAGAAGTTAGAAAAGTTTTTGAAGAAGCTTTTAAAGATTTCAATCTTTCTTTCAGCTATGGAGTAGTCAATTTAAAAGAAATAGAGCCAGAGAGTTTAAATGAAGAAGAAATTTTAAATTTTATGCTAATCTTAGCTGATAGGAGAATGTATGAAGAGAAAATGGAAAGGAAAAGATGGAGGAAGTAA
- a CDS encoding TonB family protein → MQNSLYEDRKILIVGIQVSLIIHITLYIFLKIVPFPTLSIDTQKPIEIKIEEIRKEIEKVEVKKIPVQTKKEEVKVKNPIVNKEKKDLPVNKPQVNQIEKKEIVSKATPAEKIQDKHQESHIKKETLKIEDENLKLLSQIGKNPEGSGVQKSNQEESLSFGQKLSDIDKSVEGTALSRSLLYKPPPPKLTSSISQPSVKAKIWISPSGNVEKVELINITGDTEIDTAVIKYLKKWKFNPISANETQWAIVMVRFGKGE, encoded by the coding sequence ATGCAAAACTCATTATACGAAGACAGGAAAATTTTAATAGTTGGAATTCAGGTATCGTTAATAATTCACATTACCTTATACATTTTTCTAAAAATCGTTCCATTTCCGACTTTAAGTATAGATACTCAAAAACCCATTGAGATTAAAATTGAGGAAATAAGAAAAGAGATAGAAAAAGTAGAAGTCAAAAAAATACCGGTTCAGACAAAAAAAGAAGAAGTAAAAGTTAAAAATCCTATTGTAAATAAAGAGAAAAAAGATCTTCCGGTTAACAAGCCTCAAGTAAATCAAATAGAGAAAAAAGAGATTGTATCAAAAGCAACGCCGGCAGAAAAAATTCAAGATAAACATCAAGAATCTCATATAAAAAAAGAAACATTAAAGATTGAAGATGAAAATCTAAAACTTTTAAGCCAGATTGGTAAAAATCCGGAAGGGTCTGGGGTACAAAAATCAAACCAAGAAGAAAGTCTATCTTTTGGGCAAAAATTATCAGATATAGACAAATCAGTAGAAGGAACGGCATTAAGCAGAAGTTTATTATATAAGCCACCTCCACCAAAGCTTACGTCATCCATATCACAGCCATCAGTAAAAGCCAAAATATGGATTAGCCCATCCGGAAACGTTGAAAAAGTGGAATTAATCAATATTACAGGAGATACAGAGATAGATACAGCTGTTATAAAATATTTAAAAAAATGGAAATTTAATCCGATAAGTGCAAATGAAACCCAATGGGCTATTGTGATGGTAAGATTTGGAAAAGGGGAGTAA
- a CDS encoding FIST C-terminal domain-containing protein gives MIVEVFSSSKKSFFFALKELKDKIDKRFDSYDFLIFSIHPKYGYKDLPYLIEKIFQTNNYAGFHAVNAFENENIVDGVVVAVIKFEKEGKINLFYVEDIDKEDVLEKTSNYLNAFKDKLHVIIGGFCEEKFGLFIEKLSENLNYWPIKNIIGGISSGNKENNEVLTYQFVDNTVIKNGFFILTFDNVNYNIGVALGFKPYGITYEIKKADGYKLYTVDDGKNFSYIVQNFLGNFENPDIKYLWYCPINILDEEDGYVATLRTFKEVSKDYVEFFGQIKEGQHFKLSFATPDELLEEDLKIAKQIKSIINHPDFAVNFSCIARQYVLEDKQNQEPEIYTSVLNCPLFGFFTFGEIGPDKYYKKLKLYNETSLLLAVKER, from the coding sequence ATGATAGTAGAAGTTTTTTCTTCAAGCAAAAAATCTTTTTTCTTTGCTCTTAAAGAATTAAAGGACAAGATAGATAAAAGATTTGATAGTTATGATTTTCTGATTTTTTCTATCCATCCAAAATATGGCTATAAAGATTTGCCTTACTTAATAGAAAAGATATTTCAAACAAATAATTATGCCGGCTTTCATGCTGTTAATGCTTTTGAAAATGAAAATATAGTTGATGGAGTTGTTGTAGCGGTAATAAAGTTTGAAAAAGAAGGAAAAATAAATCTTTTTTATGTAGAAGATATTGATAAAGAAGATGTATTAGAGAAAACTTCAAACTATCTAAATGCTTTTAAGGATAAGCTTCATGTGATAATTGGTGGTTTCTGTGAAGAAAAATTTGGACTTTTTATTGAAAAACTTTCAGAAAATCTAAATTATTGGCCTATAAAGAATATAATTGGTGGCATATCTTCTGGAAATAAAGAAAATAACGAAGTGTTAACCTATCAGTTTGTAGATAATACAGTGATAAAAAATGGTTTTTTTATTCTTACATTTGATAATGTAAACTATAACATTGGCGTAGCTCTTGGTTTTAAACCCTATGGAATTACTTATGAAATTAAAAAAGCCGATGGATACAAACTTTACACTGTTGATGATGGTAAAAATTTTTCTTACATAGTTCAAAACTTTTTGGGAAATTTTGAAAATCCAGATATCAAATATCTATGGTATTGTCCAATAAATATTCTTGATGAAGAAGATGGCTATGTTGCAACTTTAAGAACGTTTAAAGAAGTCAGTAAAGATTATGTAGAGTTTTTCGGACAAATAAAAGAAGGGCAACATTTTAAACTATCCTTTGCAACGCCGGATGAACTTCTTGAAGAAGATCTAAAAATTGCAAAACAGATTAAAAGTATTATAAATCATCCAGATTTTGCAGTTAATTTTTCATGTATAGCAAGGCAGTATGTTCTTGAAGATAAACAAAACCAAGAACCAGAAATTTATACGTCAGTATTAAACTGTCCATTGTTTGGATTTTTTACATTTGGAGAAATAGGACCTGACAAATATTATAAAAAGCTAAAACTTTATAACGAAACTTCATTACTTTTGGCGGTGAAAGAAAGATGA